A single region of the Chryseobacterium sp. 6424 genome encodes:
- a CDS encoding MFS transporter codes for MGQAANIIGVIAATPIANKIGKKTTFLFAMLTAAVLSVFFFYLDRQNLWLTMALQALISMCAGCIFPLIWSMYADSADYSEYTQGRRATGLVFSASSMSQKLGWTIGGSLTGWLLAAYGFQANVAQTAGALHGIKLMLSIFPGIAAVISVLFIFFYPLNDEKLTEIEQELNARRANNSTLEN; via the coding sequence TTGGGTCAGGCTGCAAATATCATTGGAGTTATCGCTGCAACCCCCATTGCGAACAAGATCGGCAAGAAAACAACTTTTCTTTTTGCGATGTTAACAGCGGCTGTTTTAAGTGTTTTCTTCTTCTATCTCGACCGGCAGAATCTTTGGCTTACAATGGCGCTACAGGCGCTGATAAGCATGTGTGCAGGATGCATTTTCCCGTTAATCTGGTCGATGTATGCAGACAGTGCCGACTATTCAGAATATACACAGGGTAGAAGAGCAACAGGTTTGGTGTTCTCCGCTTCATCAATGTCGCAGAAATTAGGCTGGACGATTGGAGGTTCTTTAACAGGCTGGCTTTTGGCAGCCTACGGATTTCAGGCGAATGTGGCTCAAACAGCAGGAGCGTTGCACGGTATAAAATTGATGTTAAGTATTTTCCCGGGAATCGCCGCCGTGATTTCTGTCCTCTTTATCTTCTTTTATCCTTTAAATGACGAAAAACTTACAGAAATAGAACAGGAACTCAATGCAAGACGCGCAAACAATTCAACCCTTGAAAATTGA
- a CDS encoding glycosidase has product MNIYENRIHKVTTEFENLIKKENSPVDEAGNGIFERYKNPVITAAHAPLEWRYDFNAERNPFFMERFGINAAFNAGAMKWNGKYLMSVRVEGYDRKSFFAIAESPTGIDNFRFWEKPVVIPQIEGNPDTNVYDMRLVQHEDGYVYGIFCTERKDPNAPEGDTSMAIANAGIVRTKDLINWERLPDLISNTGQQRNVVLHPEFVDGKYALYTRPQDGFIDVGSGGGIGLGFVKNMENPVVENENIIYGKSYHTVYELKNGLGPAPIKTEKGWLHLAHGVRNTAAGLRYILYLFMTDLNDLGNVTHKPAGYFMAPEDDERIGDVSNVLFSNGWICDDDGKVFIYYASSDTRMHVAVSSVEQLVDYCINTPEDKLTSYHSVQTIIGIVDGNLVSK; this is encoded by the coding sequence ATGAATATTTACGAAAACAGAATCCATAAAGTAACCACAGAATTTGAAAATTTAATTAAAAAAGAAAATTCGCCGGTAGACGAAGCAGGAAACGGAATTTTTGAAAGATATAAAAATCCTGTCATCACGGCGGCTCACGCACCTTTGGAATGGCGCTACGATTTTAATGCCGAAAGAAATCCGTTTTTTATGGAACGTTTCGGAATCAATGCGGCCTTCAACGCAGGAGCAATGAAGTGGAACGGGAAGTATCTGATGTCGGTTCGCGTGGAAGGTTACGACAGAAAATCGTTCTTTGCTATCGCAGAATCTCCCACTGGAATCGATAACTTCAGATTTTGGGAAAAACCAGTGGTGATTCCCCAGATTGAAGGGAATCCTGATACCAATGTTTATGATATGCGTTTGGTTCAACACGAGGACGGCTATGTTTATGGGATTTTCTGCACTGAAAGAAAAGATCCAAATGCGCCAGAAGGGGACACTTCAATGGCGATTGCAAACGCCGGAATTGTAAGAACCAAAGATTTAATCAACTGGGAAAGACTTCCGGATTTAATATCAAATACCGGTCAGCAAAGAAATGTGGTGCTACATCCCGAATTTGTAGACGGAAAATATGCACTTTATACACGCCCACAAGATGGTTTCATCGATGTTGGAAGCGGTGGAGGAATTGGTCTGGGTTTCGTGAAAAATATGGAAAATCCCGTGGTTGAAAATGAAAATATCATCTACGGAAAATCGTATCACACCGTTTACGAACTGAAAAACGGACTTGGACCGGCGCCGATTAAAACTGAGAAAGGTTGGCTTCATTTGGCTCACGGTGTTCGTAATACAGCAGCAGGTTTGCGCTATATTCTGTATTTGTTTATGACAGATTTGAACGATTTGGGCAATGTTACACACAAACCGGCAGGATATTTTATGGCACCTGAAGATGATGAAAGGATCGGCGATGTTTCCAACGTCTTATTTTCCAACGGCTGGATTTGCGATGACGACGGAAAAGTTTTCATATATTATGCTTCATCTGATACAAGAATGCACGTGGCGGTTTCTTCGGTTGAGCAACTCGTGGATTACTGCATCAATACACCGGAAGACAAACTGACTTCCTACCATTCCGTTCAGACAATTATCGGAATTGTGGACGGAAATTTAGTTTCAAAATAA
- a CDS encoding AraC family transcriptional regulator produces the protein MSKNSEIMREITPLSPEESFLVFDRVKKNFDFPLHYHPEVELNFIQKGKGVRRIVGDHVGEVGNIELVLIGPNLPHFWSDYRCKSKRIHEITVQFSADFFDQSFLKKRLLKPINDMYRESIRGILFSEEVAEKVKEPLMSLTKVSGFESFSLMMNILNELATSTNQTHLSSYSIDNETFVDEDDMNLIYDYLHSNFERKVTLDEIASHVNMSIVTFNRFIKKRTGKTFINYLNEIRVSYAARWLIEKDMSISGIAYKCGFNNIANFNKIFKTLKKCTPSEFRNQFTGIKKIE, from the coding sequence ATGAGCAAAAATTCTGAAATCATGAGGGAAATCACCCCACTTTCTCCTGAGGAAAGTTTTCTGGTATTTGACCGTGTAAAAAAAAATTTTGATTTTCCACTCCATTACCACCCGGAAGTAGAACTGAATTTCATCCAGAAGGGAAAAGGAGTGAGGAGGATTGTCGGAGATCATGTGGGAGAAGTAGGAAACATTGAATTGGTACTTATCGGCCCCAATTTACCTCATTTTTGGTCAGACTACCGCTGCAAATCCAAAAGAATACATGAAATTACAGTACAGTTCAGCGCGGATTTTTTTGATCAGTCGTTTCTGAAAAAACGCCTTTTGAAACCTATAAACGATATGTACAGAGAATCCATCCGTGGCATCCTGTTCTCCGAAGAAGTGGCCGAGAAAGTAAAAGAACCGCTGATGAGTTTGACTAAAGTAAGTGGATTTGAATCCTTCAGCCTGATGATGAATATCCTCAACGAATTGGCCACCTCCACGAACCAAACCCATCTCTCATCCTACAGTATCGACAATGAAACTTTTGTGGATGAAGACGATATGAACCTTATCTACGACTACCTCCACAGTAATTTTGAAAGGAAAGTCACACTGGACGAAATTGCCAGCCACGTCAACATGAGCATCGTGACTTTCAACAGATTTATTAAGAAACGGACCGGAAAGACCTTCATCAATTACCTTAATGAAATACGTGTGAGCTATGCCGCCAGATGGCTCATCGAAAAGGATATGAGCATCTCTGGAATCGCGTACAAATGTGGTTTTAACAATATCGCCAACTTCAATAAAATATTTAAGACCTTAAAAAAATGCACCCCTTCTGAGTTTAGAAACCAGTTCACAGGGATTAAAAAAATCGAATAA
- a CDS encoding glycoside hydrolase family 26 protein, with protein MKNYNKILTLFILWSSVFAFAQNTLADKKATPETQNLYKNLWKLLDKGIMFGHQDALGYGVNWRMQKGRSDVKEVAGDFPAVFGWDIGGVEKDAPGSIDIFTFTDQKKFMEDVYNMGGINTVSWHADNPKTGKNAWDKTDVSGTVASILPGNVNHAKFKSWLDKVAENLSALKGKDGRNVPVLFRPYHELTGNWFWWGKGNCTPKEFQELWQFTFNYLTKEKNVHNLIWVYNTSDFKSKEEFLESYPGDAFVDMVSFDMYVMDNPVFNKSFVENSQSQFKMMNEIAKEHRKIPTLAETGYEQIPYNKFWTKTLMEAVGNYKISYILAWRNHGLTHEKKMHYYVPYKGHPNEQDFRDFYNLPKTLFLKDIQTPNIYK; from the coding sequence GTGAAAAATTACAACAAAATATTAACACTTTTCATTTTATGGTCGTCAGTATTTGCTTTCGCCCAAAATACTCTGGCGGATAAAAAGGCAACCCCCGAAACTCAAAATCTCTACAAAAATCTGTGGAAATTACTGGATAAAGGCATTATGTTCGGACATCAGGATGCGTTGGGTTACGGGGTAAACTGGAGAATGCAGAAAGGCAGAAGCGACGTGAAAGAAGTTGCGGGAGATTTTCCTGCAGTTTTCGGTTGGGATATTGGAGGCGTTGAAAAAGATGCGCCGGGAAGCATCGATATTTTTACCTTCACAGATCAGAAGAAGTTTATGGAGGATGTTTACAATATGGGTGGTATCAACACAGTTTCCTGGCACGCAGACAATCCGAAAACAGGTAAAAATGCCTGGGATAAGACGGATGTTTCCGGCACGGTAGCGTCCATTCTTCCCGGAAATGTGAATCATGCAAAATTTAAATCCTGGCTGGATAAAGTTGCTGAAAATTTATCGGCTTTAAAGGGAAAAGACGGTAGAAATGTCCCCGTATTGTTCCGCCCTTATCATGAGTTGACCGGGAACTGGTTCTGGTGGGGAAAAGGAAACTGCACTCCAAAAGAATTTCAGGAACTGTGGCAGTTCACCTTTAATTATTTAACCAAAGAAAAAAATGTCCACAACTTAATATGGGTTTATAACACTTCGGATTTCAAATCGAAAGAAGAATTTTTGGAATCGTATCCTGGCGACGCATTTGTGGATATGGTCAGTTTCGATATGTATGTCATGGACAATCCCGTTTTCAATAAATCTTTTGTTGAAAATTCGCAGAGTCAGTTCAAAATGATGAACGAAATCGCTAAGGAGCACCGGAAAATTCCAACCCTGGCGGAAACAGGTTACGAACAGATTCCTTACAACAAATTCTGGACAAAAACCTTAATGGAAGCCGTTGGAAACTACAAAATTTCCTACATTCTGGCTTGGAGAAACCACGGTTTAACGCACGAAAAGAAAATGCATTACTACGTTCCGTATAAAGGTCATCCCAACGAACAGGATTTCAGAGATTTCTACAATCTTCCGAAAACACTTTTCTTAAAAGACATTCAGACACCAAATATTTATAAATAA
- a CDS encoding MFS transporter produces MSNSKVSISEKIGYGLGDAASSMFWKIFSMYLMIFYTDVFGLAPAVVGTLFLITRIWDSFFDPLVGILGDRTTTKWGKFRPYLLWVAIPFAVIGVLTFYVPAFDAKGKIVYAYITYSLMMMVYSLINVPYASLLGVMSSDRKDRNSLSSYRMVFAFGGSLLALWLLEPLIKYFGGDMNAPQGWFWAIVVFGIITTLFFWGCFFLTKERIQPVNEQNNLKEDLKDLWKNKPWWILLGAGVGALVFNSVRDGAAVYYFNIILKIKALSAFSVWKIPRLHCILFWVRLQISLELSLQPPLRTRSARKQLFFLRC; encoded by the coding sequence ATGAGTAATTCTAAAGTGAGCATCAGCGAAAAAATAGGCTACGGTTTAGGCGACGCGGCCTCGTCGATGTTCTGGAAGATTTTCAGTATGTATCTGATGATTTTCTACACCGATGTTTTCGGGCTGGCTCCAGCTGTTGTGGGGACACTGTTTTTGATAACGAGAATTTGGGATTCGTTTTTTGATCCTCTGGTTGGGATCTTGGGCGACAGAACCACTACCAAATGGGGAAAATTTCGTCCTTATCTGCTTTGGGTGGCAATTCCGTTTGCAGTAATTGGTGTGTTAACTTTTTACGTGCCCGCTTTCGATGCCAAAGGAAAAATTGTATATGCCTACATCACGTATTCTTTAATGATGATGGTGTATTCCCTGATTAACGTTCCCTATGCTTCACTTTTAGGCGTTATGTCCTCCGACAGGAAAGACCGCAACAGTTTGTCATCTTACAGAATGGTCTTCGCCTTTGGTGGAAGTTTGCTGGCGCTTTGGCTTTTGGAACCACTCATTAAATATTTTGGTGGCGACATGAATGCTCCGCAAGGATGGTTTTGGGCGATTGTGGTTTTTGGAATCATTACCACTTTATTTTTTTGGGGCTGTTTCTTTTTAACCAAAGAAAGAATTCAACCGGTGAACGAGCAAAATAATCTGAAAGAAGATTTAAAAGATTTATGGAAAAATAAACCTTGGTGGATTCTGCTTGGAGCCGGAGTAGGAGCTTTAGTTTTCAATTCCGTGAGAGACGGAGCTGCAGTTTATTATTTTAATATTATTTTGAAAATCAAAGCACTTTCAGCCTTTTCGGTATGGAAAATACCCCGACTTCACTGTATCTTGTTTTGGGTCAGGCTGCAAATATCATTGGAGTTATCGCTGCAACCCCCATTGCGAACAAGATCGGCAAGAAAACAACTTTTCTTTTTGCGATGTTAA
- a CDS encoding phosphomannose isomerase type II C-terminal cupin domain, producing MEHDVRPWGEYWVLEDADTHKVKRIQVNPGGRLSLQYHHKRGEVWTIVSGVGTITVNDSIKDYKAGEVAEIPQGAHHRIENKTHEPVVFIEVQYGTYFGEEDIVRIEDDYNRA from the coding sequence ATGGAACACGACGTAAGGCCTTGGGGAGAATATTGGGTATTGGAGGATGCTGATACACACAAAGTTAAAAGAATTCAGGTCAATCCCGGTGGCAGACTTTCTTTGCAGTATCACCACAAAAGAGGAGAAGTTTGGACGATTGTTTCCGGAGTTGGAACCATTACGGTTAACGATTCTATCAAAGATTACAAAGCTGGCGAAGTTGCCGAAATTCCGCAGGGAGCACACCACAGAATTGAGAACAAAACCCACGAGCCGGTTGTGTTTATCGAGGTTCAGTATGGAACATACTTCGGTGAAGAAGATATTGTAAGAATTGAAGACGATTACAACAGAGCTTAA
- a CDS encoding glycoside hydrolase 5 family protein: MQNGNPYYFVGTNFWYASYLGLEKNPDRGIERLRKELDFLKSQNVTNIRVLVGVEGSGKINGNNRVEPPYQYEKGKFKDENLKGLDILMDEAGKRNFKVVLFLSNNWEWSGGWLQYLNWNGKIDTETLQKPFNWDDWRDYTSRFYSCEECQNQYFDQVKRIITRKNSVNGKKYTKDKTLMAWEIANEPRPMRPAANENYKKFLAKSSALIKSLDRNHLVTTGSEGEMGTESMELFKQTHQDKNIDYLTIHIWPKNWGWFEKDKMEEGFENAKHKTVDYIEKHIKIADELGKPLVLEEFGFPRDHHSFDINSSTKLRDEYYESALRLWQNSKRQNESFAGVVFWAFGGFAKPQPNQVFWKKGDDYMGDPPMEEQGLNSVFVSDKSTWETIRKYSKTK, from the coding sequence GTGCAAAATGGAAACCCATATTACTTTGTTGGTACCAATTTTTGGTATGCTTCTTATCTCGGTTTGGAAAAAAATCCCGATAGAGGAATTGAAAGACTGAGGAAAGAACTGGATTTTTTAAAATCTCAAAACGTTACAAATATCAGAGTCCTGGTTGGTGTTGAAGGTAGCGGAAAAATCAACGGAAACAACAGGGTAGAGCCACCTTACCAATACGAAAAAGGAAAATTTAAAGATGAAAATTTAAAGGGTCTTGATATTTTGATGGACGAAGCCGGAAAAAGAAACTTCAAAGTGGTGCTGTTCCTTTCCAATAACTGGGAATGGAGCGGAGGCTGGCTTCAGTACCTGAACTGGAACGGAAAAATTGATACAGAAACTTTGCAAAAGCCTTTTAACTGGGACGATTGGAGGGATTATACTTCCAGATTTTACAGTTGTGAGGAATGCCAGAACCAATATTTTGATCAGGTTAAAAGAATTATCACGAGAAAAAATTCCGTCAACGGAAAAAAATACACGAAAGACAAAACCCTGATGGCTTGGGAAATTGCCAATGAACCCCGACCAATGCGACCTGCTGCAAATGAAAACTACAAAAAGTTTCTTGCAAAAAGTTCGGCGCTCATTAAATCTTTAGACAGAAATCATTTGGTAACTACCGGAAGCGAAGGCGAAATGGGAACCGAAAGTATGGAATTGTTCAAACAAACACATCAGGACAAAAATATTGATTATTTGACGATTCACATTTGGCCGAAAAACTGGGGCTGGTTTGAGAAAGATAAAATGGAGGAAGGCTTTGAAAATGCCAAACATAAAACCGTTGACTACATTGAAAAACACATTAAAATTGCCGATGAACTGGGCAAACCTTTGGTTTTGGAGGAATTTGGTTTTCCCCGCGATCATCATTCTTTCGACATCAATTCTTCCACAAAACTAAGGGATGAGTATTACGAATCTGCACTGAGACTTTGGCAAAATTCAAAAAGACAAAACGAAAGTTTTGCGGGAGTTGTTTTCTGGGCTTTCGGAGGATTTGCAAAACCTCAGCCTAACCAGGTTTTCTGGAAAAAAGGCGACGATTACATGGGTGATCCGCCTATGGAAGAGCAGGGTTTAAATTCAGTGTTTGTGAGTGATAAATCGACTTGGGAAACCATCAGAAAATATTCAAAAACCAAATAA
- a CDS encoding glycoside hydrolase family 27 protein, with the protein MKKLAICAFLVFCSLLSAQEKNKYAQDYTKYPNLALTPPMGWNSWNKFACNVDENLIKEIADAMVSTGMRDAGYTYINIDDCWHGDRDASGFIHPDPKRFPSGMKALADYIHSKGLKIGIYSDAGALTCGGRPGSRGFENQDAKTYADWGIDYLKYDWCSSESLSAEGAYKTMAAALQRAGRPIVLSICEWGDNKPWDWGKNIGHLWRTTGDIYNCFDCIEDHGTWKSFGVLQILDKQEGLRKFAGPGHWNDPDMMEIGNGKLTAGEERAHFSMWAMLAAPLIAGNDIRNMYAETLQVLTNKKVIAVNQDKLGVQGLKYKDDGDFEIWFKPLEKGDWAVAFLNRNATPKTYNFDWKNNQFTDDEVSKLIFNSSNQNYIIENLWTDKKMGNTNKSFKFTVPGKDILMLRLSAAN; encoded by the coding sequence ATGAAAAAACTTGCGATCTGTGCGTTTCTTGTTTTTTGTTCTTTATTATCTGCACAGGAAAAAAATAAGTACGCTCAAGATTATACCAAATATCCTAATTTGGCTTTAACGCCACCAATGGGCTGGAATTCGTGGAATAAATTCGCCTGCAACGTAGATGAAAATTTAATCAAAGAAATTGCCGACGCTATGGTTTCTACAGGAATGCGTGATGCAGGTTACACTTACATTAATATCGACGATTGTTGGCACGGTGATCGCGATGCAAGTGGTTTTATTCATCCGGATCCAAAACGTTTTCCTTCGGGGATGAAGGCTTTGGCGGATTATATTCATTCCAAAGGTTTAAAAATTGGTATTTATTCGGATGCGGGAGCACTCACTTGCGGTGGAAGACCCGGAAGTCGCGGATTTGAAAATCAGGATGCCAAAACTTACGCCGATTGGGGAATTGATTATTTGAAATATGACTGGTGCAGTTCAGAAAGTTTAAGCGCAGAAGGTGCTTACAAAACGATGGCGGCAGCTTTGCAAAGGGCAGGGCGTCCAATTGTTCTGAGCATTTGTGAATGGGGAGATAACAAACCTTGGGATTGGGGAAAAAATATCGGTCATCTTTGGCGTACAACCGGCGATATTTATAACTGTTTTGATTGTATTGAGGACCATGGAACCTGGAAGTCATTTGGTGTTTTACAAATTTTAGATAAACAGGAAGGATTAAGAAAATTTGCTGGTCCCGGTCATTGGAATGATCCTGATATGATGGAAATTGGAAATGGCAAACTTACTGCTGGCGAAGAGCGTGCCCATTTTTCGATGTGGGCAATGCTTGCGGCACCTTTAATTGCAGGTAATGATATCAGAAATATGTACGCTGAAACTTTACAAGTTTTAACCAATAAAAAAGTAATCGCCGTTAATCAGGACAAACTTGGTGTTCAAGGACTGAAATATAAGGATGACGGAGATTTTGAAATCTGGTTCAAGCCATTGGAAAAGGGAGATTGGGCAGTAGCTTTTCTAAACCGAAATGCAACACCCAAAACTTATAATTTCGATTGGAAAAATAATCAATTTACCGATGACGAAGTTTCAAAACTCATTTTTAATTCATCAAATCAAAACTACATTATCGAAAATCTTTGGACAGATAAAAAAATGGGAAATACCAATAAATCTTTTAAGTTTACTGTTCCCGGAAAAGATATTTTAATGTTGAGATTATCAGCAGCTAATTAA
- a CDS encoding glycoside hydrolase family 26 protein, with product MFLRKILTFAFIAVIGFSDAQYQLSDPDATPETVKLYENLVKAQKKGYFVGHQDDLAYGVYWKYQEGRSDVKEVVKDFPAVYGWELGDLELGHDKNLDGVPFDKMKQFIKEGHQRGGIITLSWHPNNPITGKNAWDPSNKSISEILPNGSKHELFKTYLDKVAGFISDLKDKNGKPIPVLWRPWHEHTGTWFWWGVNSATDEEYREFFRYTLDYWRKTKNLHNLISVYNTGTEFNSPEEYLKRYPGDEYVDMFTFDAYQRSSVEEGYKFAEQIDTLLKNMNLAGVQHSKITAIGEIGYNQIPDHQWFTKILKPVFDKHQFSYVLFWRNAGFKPGNNEVEYYLPFKGHPSEKDFQKFYKDRKTLFEKQARRMKLYR from the coding sequence ATGTTTTTAAGAAAAATACTAACTTTTGCTTTTATTGCAGTTATAGGATTTTCTGACGCGCAATACCAACTATCGGATCCCGATGCAACTCCCGAAACTGTGAAGCTTTACGAAAATCTCGTAAAAGCACAAAAAAAAGGCTATTTCGTGGGACATCAGGATGATTTGGCTTATGGTGTTTACTGGAAATATCAGGAAGGAAGAAGTGATGTGAAAGAGGTGGTGAAAGATTTTCCTGCAGTTTACGGTTGGGAACTCGGCGACTTGGAGCTCGGCCACGACAAAAATCTTGATGGCGTTCCATTCGACAAAATGAAGCAGTTCATCAAAGAAGGACACCAAAGAGGTGGAATCATCACCCTGAGTTGGCATCCGAACAATCCCATCACTGGGAAAAATGCATGGGATCCATCAAATAAATCCATTTCGGAAATTCTTCCGAACGGCTCAAAACACGAACTTTTCAAAACTTATCTGGATAAAGTTGCCGGGTTCATCAGCGATCTAAAGGACAAAAACGGAAAACCAATCCCGGTTTTGTGGCGACCTTGGCACGAACATACCGGAACATGGTTTTGGTGGGGTGTCAACTCAGCTACGGATGAGGAATACAGGGAGTTTTTCAGATATACTTTGGATTATTGGCGAAAAACCAAAAATCTGCACAATTTAATTTCTGTTTACAATACCGGGACTGAATTCAATTCGCCTGAAGAATATCTCAAACGTTATCCCGGAGATGAATATGTGGATATGTTTACTTTTGATGCGTACCAAAGAAGTTCAGTAGAAGAAGGGTATAAATTTGCAGAACAGATTGACACACTCTTGAAAAATATGAATCTGGCCGGAGTTCAACATAGCAAAATCACAGCAATTGGGGAGATTGGCTACAACCAAATTCCCGACCATCAGTGGTTTACCAAAATTCTTAAACCTGTTTTCGATAAACATCAGTTTTCCTATGTTTTATTTTGGCGAAACGCTGGATTTAAGCCTGGTAACAACGAGGTGGAATACTATCTGCCTTTCAAAGGTCATCCGTCAGAAAAAGATTTTCAGAAATTTTATAAAGACAGAAAAACTTTGTTTGAAAAACAGGCACGCAGAATGAAACTGTATCGATAA
- a CDS encoding AGE family epimerase/isomerase, which translates to MSYQNISSEIEAELHNILNYWSKNTLDEKNGGFIGEIDFNGNKNFGAEKGSVLYGRILWTFSAAYSFTNSPKHFQISERAFNEIKEKFYNSHTKGIYWSINADGSPKDTKNQIYALSFVIYGLSEFYKISKNQQALDLATEIFHSIQDHAYDPVSGGYFEAFTSDWKPIEDMRLSEKDANQKKTMNTHLHIVEAYANLYLVWQNEDLRQSIIEILKIIDQYFIDKDTWHLKLFFDENWNERKDVVSYGHDIEAAWLLLWCAEISNDEVLVKKYRDYAVKITNATLEGLDADGGLWYEYDPQKNFLIAEKHWWPQAELWIGCVNAYQITGDEKYLEIFRKNWEFTKSHIIDGKNGEWFWGINADYSKIRKDKAGFWKCPYHNSRACLEIISRLS; encoded by the coding sequence ATGTCTTATCAGAATATTTCATCTGAAATTGAAGCAGAACTCCATAATATTTTGAATTATTGGAGCAAAAATACGTTGGATGAAAAAAACGGCGGCTTTATTGGCGAAATTGATTTCAACGGGAACAAAAATTTCGGTGCAGAAAAGGGTTCTGTGCTGTATGGAAGAATTTTATGGACGTTTTCCGCTGCCTATTCTTTCACGAATAGCCCTAAGCATTTTCAGATTTCTGAGCGTGCTTTTAATGAAATCAAAGAAAAATTTTACAATTCACACACCAAAGGAATTTACTGGAGCATCAACGCAGACGGATCACCGAAAGATACCAAAAACCAAATTTACGCCTTGTCTTTCGTAATTTATGGTTTATCTGAATTTTACAAAATTTCAAAAAATCAGCAAGCGCTGGATTTGGCGACGGAGATTTTCCACAGCATTCAGGATCACGCGTACGATCCCGTGAGCGGAGGATATTTTGAAGCTTTTACTTCCGACTGGAAACCGATCGAAGATATGCGTTTGAGCGAAAAAGACGCCAACCAAAAAAAGACAATGAACACCCATCTTCATATCGTAGAAGCCTATGCAAATCTGTATTTGGTCTGGCAAAACGAGGACCTTCGCCAAAGCATCATCGAAATTTTAAAGATTATTGACCAGTACTTTATCGACAAAGATACTTGGCATCTGAAACTGTTTTTTGATGAAAACTGGAACGAAAGAAAAGACGTGGTTTCTTACGGACACGATATTGAAGCAGCGTGGCTGTTGCTCTGGTGTGCAGAAATTTCCAACGATGAAGTATTGGTTAAAAAATACCGGGATTATGCTGTGAAAATCACAAATGCAACTTTGGAAGGTCTGGATGCAGACGGCGGACTTTGGTATGAATATGATCCGCAGAAAAATTTTCTCATCGCCGAAAAACACTGGTGGCCACAAGCCGAACTTTGGATTGGTTGTGTAAATGCCTACCAAATCACCGGAGACGAAAAATATCTGGAAATTTTCAGAAAAAACTGGGAATTCACAAAAAGTCATATCATCGACGGGAAAAATGGTGAATGGTTTTGGGGCATCAATGCAGATTATTCCAAAATCCGAAAAGACAAAGCCGGTTTTTGGAAATGTCCGTACCACAATTCCCGTGCTTGTCTGGAAATTATCAGTCGATTAAGTTAA